A section of the Gallus gallus isolate bGalGal1 chromosome 4, bGalGal1.mat.broiler.GRCg7b, whole genome shotgun sequence genome encodes:
- the ING2 gene encoding inhibitor of growth protein 2 encodes MCGWGEGMMLAGPQLVAGPAAPGGERARLLSLYVQDYLECVESLPLDIQRNVSLLREVDTRCQEALKEIDDVYEKYKSENDPAQKKRLQQHLQRALINSQELGDEKIQIVTQMLELVENRARQMETHSQCFQDLSENDKPLEKAKMESCQPERSSRRPRRQRTSESRDLCHIANGIDDCDDQPPKEKRSKSSKKKKRSKAKQEREVSPVEFAIDPNEPTYCLCNQVSYGEMIGCDNEQCPIEWFHFSCVGLTYKPKGKWYCPKCRGDNEKTMDKCTDKSKKDRRSR; translated from the exons ATGTGCGGCTGGGGCGAGGGGATGATGCTGGCGGGGCCGCAGCTGGtggcggggccggcggcgccgggcggggagcgggcCCGGCTGCTTTCGCTCTACGTGCAGGACTACCTGGAGTGCGTGGAGTCGCTGCCGCTGGACATCCAGCGCAACGTGTCGCTGCTGCGGGAGGTGGACACCCGGTGCCAAG AAGCTTTAAAGGAAATAGACGACGTCTATGAAAAATACAAGTCTGAGAACGATCCTGCTCAGAAGAAACGcttgcagcagcacctccagcgGGCTTTAATCAACAGTCAAGAACTCGGAGATGAGAAAATTCAGATAGTTACTCAGATGCTGGAACTGGTAGAGAATAGAGCCCGACAGATGGAAACACACTCTCAGTGTTTTCAGGATCTGTCTGAAAACGACAAGCCTCTGGAAAAGGCCAAGATGGAGTCCTGCCAGCCAGAGAGATCATCACGTAGACCTCGTCGGCAGCGAACCAGCGAGAGCCGCGACCTGTGCCATATAGCCAACGGGATCGATGACTGCGACGATCAGCCACCTAAAGAGAAAAGATCGAAAtcttccaagaagaaaaaacgCTCCAAAGCCAAACAAGAGAGGGAGGTTTCACCCGTGGAGTTTGCGATTGATCCCAATGAACCGACTTACTGCTTATGTAACCAAGTGTCTTACGGCGAAATGATAGGATGTGATAACGAACAGTGTCCTATTGAGTGGTTCCACTTCTCGTGTGTTGGACTCACCTATAAACCGAAGGGGAAATGGTATTGCCCCAAGTGCAGAGGAGATAACGAGAAAACGATGGACAAATGTACTGACAAATCAAAAAAGGATAGAAGATCGAGGTAG